The nucleotide sequence tcatgcatctgatgatatAAGAAAACTCATGCTGCAATAAACTTGTTATCCTTTAAGATGCCacacctctgttgtttttatctaGTCACACTTTGTCTTTGGAATCTtgacttttttttagtttttgtttatgTACAAATGCATCACAAAAACATATCATTTAACAGCATTACTACATGAGATCACGTTTTGTCTGAGTTTGTTCCACAGGCTAACATACAGTGCCTGCAATCAATACCAAATTGACAATGATATTCCTGAACCAGGAAAAGTATCAAActacagataaaaataaatatacataaaatttTTTGggtatgcttgcctaaacaaagaaGTTTTTCACAGACATTGAAAACAATACAACTAAGGCATCCGCCTGATAGTTAACACTGAAAAAGACGTCAGGGAGCAGGACTAGCTTTGCAGTGGGGCTTCTGATGTACAGCATTCCTTGGAAGCTTTCCTGGATCCCTGACCCACATAGTACTTCACTAGCATATCTTAGCACACCAGTAGTGTGATATCTCAAATAACAATAATCATACAGGTCACAGTTAACTCTGTACATCACTAAAATGCTAGGAAAAAATATAATCTGGATCAGTTTCCGGAGAATTCTCTCAGGTATCAATCAGCCTCAGCTTAATTATTGGCTGCTAAGAGGCTTGGGAAACATCCTGCAGATTGACAACTACCTTCACGACCATCGTGCTGGGCCAAATTTTAACTACCCCCTCCCGGCACCCTATTGTTTATTATGTAGATTTGGTAATATCAAATTATGTGCTTCCAGCTTTTGAATCTCACTGTGGTCTCCATGCTAACTAATCCACCAGACAACCGAGCTCAGTAGTAGGAAGATTTCAGGAACATCATTTTCCATCCAGATCGTCTCCCTGCAGGATCCACACAAGCTTTCTTCCCATTATAACAAAACGTGCTACCAAATCCCGCGTTGTTTCGGCCGTTGCTACATCTACCCTTGTTGAGTGCCGCAATGCCTGCCGGGTGGCGAAGTTTAGCTGTATGGGAGACCGTGTTTGTTTAACAAGTCCGTTCCCATAGAGTCTTCATCCCTAGCACAGTGCAGAAATCGGAACGTCCCCTTCGTCAACCACAGAGAtgtatggctggctggctagagCGTCGTAGAGTAGACTCAGTAGTGATTGGGGCGCTTTGGTTAACCAGAGAGATGTCATGGGTAGAGCGGTCCCTCGGCGCCCTCTGTAGCTCGCACGCTGGAGACGGTGGAGACCGCCGGTGTTTCCTTCCTGCCGCCACCTGGAGTTACCGCCATGGCCATGTTGCCCGGGGGCCGGCTCGGTACCGCTATCCGCCTACTGTTGCGGTATGAGGAGGAGACCCGTGGGAGTAATGTGTAGGGATGGGGTCGTGGGGAGCAGAGAGGCCCGAGTGGAAAGGTCGCGGTCACCCGAGTTCACGTGAACCAAGCTCCAACGAAATCCCGCCTTTCCCCGCGCGCTGGGTCTTTGTAGGGAAAAAGAGGAGCTCGTCCCGCTCCCTATATTGTGGCTGGGTATCCGCTCCACAGTAGAACCTCGTGGTTAGGACGCGGCGCTTCTGTGAAATGAGCAGAGGTTCCCCTGAGCCCTTAAGGAGCCACTGGGGGTCGATGCTCGCTTTCTCTGTACAGCTTTTTAAGCACGTCCTGTAAGGGATGGTATGCTTAAAGACAGACGTAgaatgttcaaagtgcttcagatACTTTGTTCTCACAGTCCCTGCAATAGCCCTGAAAGGTAGGCCACCGTTGTTATCCCCGTTTCTTAAGCGAGGGGTGCCCTGTTGCTGAAAGCCACCTGTTGGTTTTATGGCTGTGGCAAGACTTAAAATAAGGAACTTCCTGGTTGATGGCTCTTGGTCTTGGCCATTACACCAGCAGTGGGTAGAAGGTAGCCAGTGGTCAGCCACTGACTAATTTGTGTCGATCACCTAGTGCTATTGGTGTAGGTATTTTTGAGAGGGAAGAAAAACAATCCAGCTCCTAACAGCAAAAAAAGCTATGTGTATAACAAGAAGTTTGAGAAATTTGCCATTCAGAACCAGAAGACAGAAACTGAACTGTAGATGATTCTTGGGAAAAATGCTAGATTAGCTGGGCCTTGGTCTGTTCTAATGCAATTCTTATGTTATAGGCAAGAGTGCATATTTAGGATCACTTAACACAGATTTCTTGTGCCCTAATTCTTAAGGTAATCTGAATATGTGTTCTTGCTTTGTTATTTCAAAGTATATTTATGGGATAGAGGgagcctttttttttaagtagaccATGCAAGATTGAAGTCAGCTTGTTCTGTACTATACTTCACCTGCTCTTTTAACAGCCATCTGCTTGAGTTTTCCTCAACTTGCATCTCGGTGTGAAAATAAATCCTCACCTTAGAAAACACTTTACGCTTTAACACTTTAATACCTCACATTAGAAAAtacttaaagcttttaaaatgcattctaaTATGGCCAATTCCTTAAACTTTACTGTATTGCAGTTTTGTTGCTCCTGGGAGCTGTGTCTTTTTTTCTTCTCAGTAGCACCTACAGCAATCTGTGTTTATATTGCTTTTTTTCCCCTCACCTGGACTGCTTCACCATTTCTTGTTCACTTTCTCTTGTTCATTTGATGCTGGCATATATCTTTATGTTGCGAAACATGAAGTATGACAATCTCTTATCTGATTTTCTACAGGCAGCATCAGCCACGAGCCTGTGCTGTCAGGATGCTGAAGGCTTCTTGCTCACAGCAAAGTGAGGCCTTGGCAAGCCCACCTCTAGATAATGCTCCCAAAGAATACCCACCGAAGATCCAGCAGCTAGTTCAGGACATTGCTAGCCTCACCCTGTTGGAGATCTCTGACCTCAATGAACTGCTGAAGGTGCCAATGTTTGCATGGGAAATTGGGTGATTGCCATACTAGGGAAAAGCAGGGCAGCAGACCGTTCACTGTGTTGgttgtttctttctctttttctgtaaaGATGGGATAGGGTgctttggaattcctttccctGCTTCTCTAATGCAGGTGATATGGAAGAGTTATTAATAATTGACTAATAATGTGTCCTCTTTTTCTTTAGAAAACCCTCAAGATCCAAGATATGGGATTCATGCCAATGGCTGGGATGATGCCATCTGCGCAACTAGCAGCTCCAGTAAGGGATCAACCTTGTTGATTGTTGTTTACTTGGGCTGAGTAGCAATTACGGGTGGGCAGACATCTGAATGAAAACTGTACCTGCCCAACAAATGAGCATGCTGCTCAGAGAATTGTGTTTGAAGGCTCCAAAGTATTGCTTGGCAGGCATGTTGACTCCACAGGTAGCTTGCTTAAGGCTGCTGGGCTAAGCATACAGCCAGCCTGTCATTGCCCTCCATTTAACATGAGTAGTAACTAGTGGCTTTATAAGAAGGAAAAGCAGAGCTGCTGCAGTGTCATGAAAAATGCAGCAGTATGGGCAAGCAGTGATCCCCTAGATCAGGGAtgaagaatctgtggccctccatatgttgttggactcaaattcCTGAAGCTCCAACAAGCATGTTCATtcgttagggatgatgggacctatagtccagcaatatctggagggccacaagttccccgcCCCTGGCTTTAATAATGAGTTGCAAGATTGCAATAAACATCTGAATGTCTGGGAACACTCTCTCTGTATCTTTAGAAAAAGGAAAAAGCAATCTGTTCCTTCTAGGACAATGTTAAGTGAGATGAGGTATACCACCCGCTCCATACAGCTATAGTTCCGGGCAGCTGACTTGTCTGTCTAATTCCACACTCCAAGGTTCATCCTGAGTTAAGCAGCATTGCTAGTATTCTGTATCTATAGTGGGTCTGTATTGGCATTTTCCTATAAATATCCTCCTTACTCAGCTTGTCTCAGTGTTGCTCACTTGTCTGATGACATTTTCCTGTGCAttactgattatacagccacaagtgtggctgtatactatagccagcatggatgtttCACATTCCTTGgtgtcaaattgaaaatacccccatgccattctgctgcttcccataagcttatttcaaaacaaaaccttacaaaacttatagttctgaactcagaaatgcttgcttactaACCCCctaagtcagtggttcccaacttttgagtatgggaccccctttttaagctcaaaaaatttcgtgaacccctcctacacacacacacacacaaattataattttagtctctgtttatTGAAAAAATGCTGTTTGTCAAAATCGCATCTCCAAATATCGCTTTCCATAAAAAgccccctgcagacagggaggtgttgctttcttttcttaatgcaaaggtccagtcaaattgggacccccttcctgtcccctccccccgacagtctgaagatgtaccaGTGGTTTACAGtattgggctaagatccaggttcaaatccccacccagccatgaagcccactgggtgaccttggacccgaCACAatttctcagcctgacctatctcacaaggttggtgtaaggataaaatatgcaataatatataaataaataaatacatttcagctgcagtatgtggaccccagcctcagccaacctgctgagattgttttaaaatcatcataatcaagaagtagcagtgtggtagtggtagggatgctagattgtaaagacaaaagggtggataggtgAGGAGGGGggctagtgcttttaggccttgggatgatcatcagaactgataacttggttagcatgcacttggggaatgagagtggagcagaagacatatGAGTGCATACAAACACACctgtccctcctgcaagcatctgcaggcaggcatatatttgggcacgtgggaggtGGGAAactctcaactgctgcagcatcttggagagataggtgggggggcagaatgtaggtggaagaaaggggggacactggcacacacacttagcctcagagatagggagcgagcaagtcctgagcttcctcactgcttgaCTTCATCtaggcagccttgcaaataagaataatttttaaacagaggtggcagcaaagtaggagtcaagaaaggtaggcaggctggctgtcgggaaggaagggggaaagcagcctttccttacaGCCTTCttgttgcttcacaaaaagccctctcctctcattctgagtaaggcgtcgtcagcagtggcagtgcaaggagtcaggatagtaatcccttctttctggtagcacccctcccccccagcctcctttggcatctgccatgtgtggtataggtagatgcctgccctcagcgtGCCTAAAAGACGCTCTGgtacttcagcaaagtcctcccctctcgtttgggggaagaggaaggtgtcatctgcagcagcagtggggagcagacagcgtccaggtacagtagggccctgctttttgacgatcagctggaggggagggctggagctcaccgcactccagctgattgcaccagaggaggggaagatcagctatagtgtgctacagctgatcttctcctcttctggcgcgatcagactcccccgcttgagctgatcgcgcccaaggaggggaagatctgatcttctcctctggtgtgatcagcgggttagtttccagacccccacgctacagctgatccgctttccagcagtttttgctttccggcgggggtctggaacctaacctgccgtatgagtggggccctactgtagtgaagACCTTTTGAAAAGaagtaataaataattcatttctttactgtttctgGCCCCTCTAgattactttgcagcccccctgggggtcacggcccacagtttgggaaccacttttcatggcaatacacaaaacacttggagagaatccagagttcaaagtctaaaacaagagtcaAATAATTcatacccctgttggacttttttctgtcagtgggctcatagtttgttgaaattaattaaaaatcagccatgttcacagagtacatgtaatcctgctGCTGACCTTGTgacatactctgaccttctgtggtttaaaagtcatgcatggctgatttaatttaagaaaattaacattggagtccatgacagcataggcatgctcagtaagaacaaactgttagtgttataaaagccagactaacagctgtttggcttggctaatcagggggtcacagccacaccagacatttattccactttaaactgtcatggcttcccccaaagaatcctgggaagtgtagtttgtgaaggatgctgagagttgttaggagactcctattcctctgacagagctccagcaaccagagtggtttaatagtcagccccttttgccagagaatcctgagaattgtagctttgtgaggggaatagaatctcctaacaaccctcggtacccttcacaaattacacttcccaggattctttggaggaagccataactgtttaaagtggaataaatgtctggtgtggatgtggccagggacagctttggtttacattagggtgggagattacatgtgtctgctgtggaataaaaaggtgaggaaaacactgaaaaataattatactgttaataatgtttttgttttagaaagaaaaaaggctttccctctgctcagtgtccacccacccagtattcccctcccctttctcccctcccttttcctccccctccccaggtcattttcatctatcctaagcatgattgcacaggagtaaatcccactgaagtcaataagcaagcaaatgatcaaacctgccctcccctcctactccctcctatcctctccctgctccccctccctttttccaagctacacaggaagtggattggactgtgaaagacccaacccaaattgtgtttgcatttttccaaatttgtagggcagtacaatatctcagagaggaggtcaggtgtcttgctcccctgctgcattcactagagctgcccaatttccccgctttttaaattttgatagaaatatctgttggctatagattcttaaactgcaagggtattttgcctattagtgaatatacaactGAAATCCAGCAAGCAGAATGAGGTGTGTGTGAAGTCCTGTGCTGATAGGTTCAATCCACTTTTAGCTGTTGTGCTTGGTATCACTGTCCTCGtgcttattttatatttttgtctTATAAGCTGCTAATAAAATAGAAGCAAAATACAATTTTGTGAAAGCCAACAGATTCATTAACATACCTAAAGAGTAAAAAGCACTAGTACTAAAGATTATACTTAAATAAAGTAACGCTTACCTAAATTATGCTTTA is from Rhineura floridana isolate rRhiFlo1 chromosome 3, rRhiFlo1.hap2, whole genome shotgun sequence and encodes:
- the MRPL12 gene encoding large ribosomal subunit protein bL12m isoform X2; the encoded protein is MAMLPGGRLGTAIRLLLRQHQPRACAVRMLKASCSQQSEALASPPLDNAPKEYPPKIQQLVQDIASLTLLEISDLNELLKKTLKIQDMGFMPMAGMMPSAQLAAPAAEEEELPKKPEKIHFTVKLTEMKAAEKVKLIKEVKNYIQGLNLVQAKKLVESLPQEIKANISKEEAEKIKAALEAAGGTVVLE
- the MRPL12 gene encoding large ribosomal subunit protein bL12m isoform X1 gives rise to the protein MLKDRRRMFKVLQILCSHSPCNSPERQHQPRACAVRMLKASCSQQSEALASPPLDNAPKEYPPKIQQLVQDIASLTLLEISDLNELLKKTLKIQDMGFMPMAGMMPSAQLAAPAAEEEELPKKPEKIHFTVKLTEMKAAEKVKLIKEVKNYIQGLNLVQAKKLVESLPQEIKANISKEEAEKIKAALEAAGGTVVLE